Sequence from the Burkholderia sp. GAS332 genome:
GATATCGTCGCAAGGGTCGAACAGCAAATCGACGCCGCTCGCCGGCAAAAGTGGACGCAACATGCCGCGCAACGCCGAAAACAGATTGGCGACTTCGAATTCGGCGGGCCGCAGTTCGATCTTGCCCGCCTCGATCTTCGCGATATCGAGCAGGTCGTCGACCGTCTCGGACAGTTCCTCGGCCGCCTTGCGAATGAAACGCACCTGCTTGGCCTGCTCGTCGGTCAGCTCGCCGTCCACGCGATCCATCAGCAGTTTGGCCAGCGCCAGGATCGAATACAAGGGCGAGCGGAATTCGTGGCTCATGTTCGACAGAAAGCGCGACTTCGCGTCGTCGGCGCGGCGCAGGTGGTGAGCGCGCTCGTCCAGTTCGGCGTAGAGCGCGACCACGCCGCGATTGGTGTCCTCGAGTTCGTGCGTAAGCCGGACCAGCTCTTCCTGACGCTCCCGCAAATCGCTTAACGCGTTGACCAGCTCGAGGTTTTGCCGCTGGACTTCGTCGAACGAACCTTGCGCGCCCGAGGCAGCGGCCGCTTCGGCACGCGCGGCGGCAGCCGCAACGGTGGCGGCAGTGGCATGCGGCGCGTGCTCCGGCACATGTTTGGTCAATGTGACGACGGCGTCTCCCGCCGCGTCTTCGAGCACGCACGTATCCATCAAACGCTGGGCGGCGAGTACGCCCAGCGCGCCGGCAGGTTCTTCGGTACCGGCGGCGCGCGCGGCGCCGCCGGCCCGTCCGCAGAGGTCTTCGAGCGTGGTTGCGGGCGCAACGAAACGAATCAGCAAGCCTTGCGGACGGCTCGCTTCGTCGAGCAGAAATTCGGCGCGGCCGTGCAGCGTGGCGCTCAGCACCGCACGCGCGACTTCGAGGGCCGACGTGGCGATGCGCGTTTGATCGTGCGCGGTAAAGGCCAGCGCTTCGCCGAGTTCGCGCGCGCGCCGGCGCGCAGCCACCACGGCGACCTCGCTGTCGATCGGCATGGCATAAAGCATGTCGGCCATTACAGAGGCTCCCCGCCACAGGCTCGTGCGACGAACACCGTGACATCGTCGCGGCCGCGCGTAAAGTCGCGATACAGCGTGGCGGCGACCAAGGTTGGATGGCGTAGCGTGAGACCCGGATAGCGGCTCAGATCCCAGCGCGTGGCGAGGCCATCCGAGTGCAGGATCAACAAACCGTCTTGCGGCCAGTCGACCTGAAATTCCTGCGCCTTGCGCAACTGATGGCCGACGATGCCGGCGTGCGACACCAGATGGCGATGACCTTGTGGTGTCCAGACGCTCGCGGCAATGTTGCCTACGCCGCAAAAGCGCGCGACGCTGGATGTGCCGGCGGCGGCGGCCCGGGTGGGGATGCGTGCCACGCCTAGCGCGGCACCGCGGGTGGGCCGCAGCGCTTCATGCGAGGCCTCGACGATTTGCTCGACGCTTGAGGGCCCAAGCCGGCCAAATGTGTCGGTCGCAGCAATCGCCGCGCTATTCGCGAGGGCGCCGTGACCGAGGCCGTCGGCGACCATCACCGTGAATTCGTCCTCCGCGTAGCCACACGTCCACGCGTCGCCGCATAGCGTCTCGCCCTGCAGCGGCAGATTGATCGCGCCGTATTCAACTGGCCCGCGGTATTGCGCGGCCGCCCCGCCGGGATCGGCCCAGACCACGATGCGCAACACCGTGCCAAGACCCGCCGCACTCCAGATGTCGAGGTCGTCGGCGAGGCGCTGAATCGCGCCCATGCCGTTACCTGGACTGCCAGCCGTCGTATAGCCGTCGACGAAACAAGCGTGCAGATCGCGAATACCCGGACCGCTGTCGATCGCGAGCAGCTCGATGCCGTAACGCGACGGCAGCGCCCTGCCCGGCAGCGCCACCTCGCTGATCGGCCGTGCGAGCAATTCCCCCCGCTGCGCGTGTTTGAGTTGATTGGTCGCGCACTCAGTCACGATGATCGCCAGCTTGCCGATCACCGTTTCGCCGCAGCCGATGCTATGCGCCAATTCCCCGATGCCGCGCCGCGCATACGAAACCTGGCTCGGATCGCCGACCTCGAAGCGCTGTTGGGACGCGCTCAATCCGTTCAGAACGGTTTCCATTTCGTCACGGAAATATGGGTACCTTCGCCGGGCGCCGAGCGGATCTCGAACTCGTCGCACAGCCTTTTCGCGCCGCCGAGCCCCAGCCCCAAACCAGTGCCGCTGGTATAGCCGTCGGTGAGCGCTCTTTGAATGTCAGCAATTCCCGGTCCATGGTCGACGAACTCGAGACGCAAACCGACACGACCGTTTCGCCGAACCGTATAAAAGTGTAGGTCGCCGCCCCCGCCGTATGTGAGTGTATTGCGGGCGAGTTCGCTCGCTGCGGTGACCAATTTCGTCTGATCGATTAATGACAGTCCTAACGCCACCGCTTTTTCACGCACGAACCGACGCAACCGTACGATCTGCTCGTCCGAGCGGATCGGCATGATCTCCTCCGGCGGCTGACCATCAGGACTGGCCGAACCCCACGAGGCAGGCGCATTGTCGTTGCTCGTCATGGCGGATAGGGGCGCGCTGCCGGGCGCCTGACCGGGAATGGCGCTCAAAGCGGTTCCGTGCCCGTTAGCAACGCCATGCCCTTCTCGACGTTCAGCGCCGTGCGTACACCCGGCAGCGCCAAGCCGAGTTCGACCAGCGTAATCGCGACGGACGGCTGCATGCCGACCACGACAGTTTCCGCGTCGAGCACGCGCGCCATCGCCGCGGTGTCGCCGATCATCCGGCCGATGAAGGAATCCACCACGTCGAGCGACGAGATATCGATCAGTACGCCTTTAGCGCGGTCTTTGACAATGCGGCTAGTCAAATCGTCCTGCAATGTCATCGCAAGACGGTCATGCATGTCTACCTGGATGGTAACCAGCAGCAGCTTGCCCATCCGCAAAATCGGAATACGTTCCATCGCCGGGCCCGGTTGGTGTTCGCGTGAGCCGGCGTCAGTCGCCGGCGAACTGGTTGCCGCGCAATGCGCCTGGCGAACCGGGCGTGCTGGGTATCCCTGGCGCTTCGCCATGATGACCGGCGTTCGATACGGACTTACCGGTACGTTGAAGCGCGATAGTGAACGCGTCGGCGAGTGTGGCCTTGGTGATCACGTTCGACAGATTCACACCCAGATGAACAATGGTCTGGGCGATTTGCGGCCGGATCCCGCTAATGATGCAATCGGCGCCCATCAGCCGCGCCGCCGCCACGGTCTTGAGCAGATGTTGCGCAACGAGGGTATCGACAGTCGGCACGCCGGTGATGTCAATGATTGCTATCGCGGCGCCGGTGTCGACGATCTTCTGCAGCAGGCTTTCCATCACAACCTGGGTGCGTGCCGAATCGAGCGTGCCGATCAGCGGCAACGCGAGGATGCCGTCCCACAGTTGCACGACTGGCGTGGACAGTTCCAGCAACTCCTGCTGCTGACGAACGATGACCTGCTCACGGCTCGTCTGGAATATTTCTGTGGTGTAGAGGCCTAGCGCATCGAACAACGTGCTGATGGTCCAGGTCAGTTCGGACAGTTTGGCGGGATCGTCCGCCAACTCGCCGCGCAAGCGTGCAAAGAGCGGTTCCTTCAGCGAAAACACGAACATTGCTGTTTCGACCGGGGTAAAGCCCTGCCGCGCGCGTTGCGTCGACACATCAGCGAGCAGGCTGCGCACGTCGTCCCACGCCGGCGTCCTGAAGTCCACACGGTCGGATGCGCCGAGCGCAGCGCAAGTCAGTGCGACGAACTGCACGAACTGGTTACGCAATTGCGCCTCGGTAACGCCCCCGCGGCGCGCCGCGACCGCGTATTGCTGGGCAACCCATTCGCCCAGCAGCTCGTTCTGCCGATCGTTGAATAGTTGGGCGAGACGCGTTCCGCCGAGTGTTTCCATACAGTGTCCCCAGTCGTTTATCAGCGGGCGGCGCAAGGCGCCGGGCCGTGCATTTTTACTCTTGGTCAAGCCTGCAGCCGATTAAGCGCATTGGACTTTAGCAGGTGAGAGGCGCCTTAACAATGCTCCGGCCCCGGGTCCTGCGCAAGCGATATCGGCAGCACCGTCGGTGCGCTTGCCAGCATCTTGACTCGGCTTCTTTTACATGCGACAGCGACCCCGCGCGCAAAGCCAGGTAACTATTGCCTGCCCTGACGCACATCGCGCTGGCCGTTTCGCTAGCCCGCCCCCCACGGCGACGTTTGCTGCAACGCCGCCAAACGTTTGCGAAATACGATCTGCGCGACAGACCAGCACGTCCGACGGGTCAATATTGCTTCGGATACCTATAGTTATGCCGTCTCGTGCGGTGCGATGATGATGACACTTCCTGCTCGCTCATTAACGTACTTCAACACCGGCCGTAGTCTTTGCCACTGCGGTCAGATGCCGTCACGGTTCGGCGCACGCGAAGCTGCTGGCGAGATTCACATTACCCTTACCGCTATAGCGGGGAAACAGCGGATAACGGCACAACGGACGCGAGCGTCCGTTGGTTGCTGCCGCGATATCCGTAGCGGTCAACGTTTCGGGCGAGATACCACGCGTCACCCAATTATCGAGCGCCCCAAGCAGATCCACGGAGGGGATGAACACGCCGCTGCCATGTTGAAAACCCGGCACCATATACAGCCGCATGAACGTATCGACCTGGTCGATGCCGAAGCGATCAATCAGCGCTTCGTAGTAGGCGATGGTCTGGTTCGGGCTGATGACTTCGTCGGCGAGGCCTTGCAGCGTGATGAGCTTGCCGCCGCGCGCGATGTAGCGTGTGAGGTCGGGGTTCATCGCGCCAATCGTCTCTGACAGCGCGACGAGCTGGCCGCGATATTTGCCGGGATGCAGCGGGTCGAACCTGAGCGAGTCGAACGCCGCGTCACGTGTCACGAAATAGCGGAGGTAGCCATCGCCCTGCGCGAACAGGTAGCCGTTGGCGAAGAAAGTTGGCACCGGCAAGCGCTCGGGTTGATGCGCGAGACCAAGCACGCCGCTCAGATGCGTGCCTTGAAAGACGTTGTAGCCGCGATAGCCGGTGACGCCCCACGCCAGCTTGTACGGCAACGACAGGCCGTCGCGCATCACCAGCAAGGTGGAGAGTTGCGCGTCAGTGAGGCATTCGTCGTGCGAGGGCGCACGTCCGGCGCAGCGCAACGAGGCGATGATCTCCGCTTCGTGTTGCCGGCACCCGGCGACGTCGCTAATGATGCCGTCCGCCGCGCCGTCGAGCCGGTCGCAAACCTCCAGAGTGCGTTGAACCACGTGCTCAAGCAAGAGCGGTGGAATGAAACCGCCGGGCGTTGCGAATTCCGCCTGGCCGAGCTTCACGCCCATCAAACGCACGCCGGTAAAATTGAGCGCGGGCGAATTGGCGATCACACCGTCGTAGTCGTCGGGATAGCGCTGCATCACTGTGTAGCCTTCACGGCCACCCGTCGAGCCGCCGGCGAAATACATTCGTTGCGGCGGCCGGCCGTAAGCGCGCGCAATGAGTGCGAGCGCGGTGTCGTGCGTTTTCTTCAGATGCGCGTAGCCGAAATTCGTCACCGCTTCGTCGACGAGGCCAAAGATCGCGAGCGACGAATCGCCCACATGCCCGGAGTCGTCGCCGAAGGTCGCATAGCCTTCTGCAAGCGGCGCGCGATTTGGAGAGAACGGCATCACGCCCGTACCGCTCACCACCACGCCGTTATAGCCCCCGCCGCCGATCTGCAGCGCGCGGCCGTTCCAGCGGCGCGGTAGATTCAAGTCGAAGCGGATATCGGGCGTACTGGCTTTGAGCGCCTTGATACGGCCGGTGATGCGGCAATATTCGCCGCCTTGCTGATTGCCGAGCGCTGTGGCGGCCACCATCGTCGCGCTTTCAATCTGTACACCGGCAGTGGGCAAAGCGATCAGTTCAGGGGGTAACACTGCGCCCGCGAATTCCGCGCAATGCATGGCGAGCGGCTCTTCCTTGGGCGCGGCCCATGCCTCTGAGGCGCTCATCAGCCATAGCGCGGCGCCGGCGACCGTGATGATCGTGCGCGAACCTCGCGTAGAGCGCCCATGGCGCTGATAACACGTATGGCGCGCACGCGCCCTCATCCGTAACCCGCTCCGTTGACGGCCGCGCGCGACGGCTGCCCTTTCCAGCCGTTCCAGCCGCGCGCGATCATCAGCAACGCGCCGATGGCGACCAGATCGCCGCCGAGTCCGATCAGCGTGCCGCGAAAACCATGGAACGTATGCGGCGTTGCCGTATCGACGATCAACGACACCAGCGTGCCGGTGACAAAACATACGAGCCCGGTACGGCCGACCGTCACCACCGCCGGCAACCGCTGTGCAAGCCACGCGACGCGGCCCTGGCGCACGAACTGCGCAGCGAGCCAGGCAATGACGATGAAGTTGATCACACGTTCCACGGAAAGGTTCTGCTTAAGCACGCCGGGCAGCGGCTGCGTCAGCACAAAAAGTTTGACGATGGCGAATGCCAGCACCGCAACCACCGCGGCGCGCGTGAACCAGCGCGCGGTGCGGGTCGCGTGAAAACGCTCGCTGACGGGTTGCACCCGGCACAGAATACCAAGCACGAACATCAGTTGCCATGCAAACGGATTAAAAGCCCAGTCGGCCACGTCGTCAATGCTGAATAGTCCGGCCAGTGGCCGGGCCAGCGCCCAGATCGTCACGCTCAAGCCCAGCGCCGCGAGCGACGAACGGCGCGCCAGCGGCACCACGAACGGCACGCATAACGCAAAAACGACGTACATGGGCAGCACGCTTGACAAATACGGCTGGTGCCGCAGCACGGCAATATCGAACGCCTCGCGCAGCGGCTGGACCACGAACGGCTGCCAGCCGCTCAGGTCGACCATCGGCGGGTTCAGATGCCATTGCGCAAGGACAGCGCCGGACAGCAGCGTCAATACGGCCGTCAATAGATAGGCGCGATAGATCTCCCAGCAGCGCCGGACGAAGCGCATCTTCGCCGCGTTCTCGCCGCGCCCCGCGAGCACCGCCGTATACGCTGCCGCCGACGCATAGCCGCCGAGGAACACGAACACTTCGGCCGAGTCGCACAAGGCATACGTGTGCAACATCAAATGCGACAGCGTGCTGCCGGGCATGTGGTCCAACACGATAACAATCAGTACAACGCCGCGAAAGAAATCCACTTCGATCGAGCGTCCGCGGCGTGGGTCCATACAGGTTCTCGCATGATGGCGCGTGCAGGCAATGCGCCGTGAAATGCAGTCATGTACCGTTGTTCACACTAGGAACGCCATAACAGTAAAACGTTCCCATCGATACCGATCGCCCCGTCGACGTGCGCTAACAACCACCCTTTAAACGCAGGCGAAGTGGCAGCAATCTGAAATTCGGATGTCGGCGTGCGGTAATACTGCGTCACCGCGCCTTGGATTCGCGGGAAGTTTTGCAGCTTTTAATGCCTCAGGCGTGAGCGCAATCGGTAAGGTCTGCGGAAAAAAATCGCCGGTTGCGGTGCGCGATTTTTTTCGCTTTTTTCCATCGTAGGATGGATTCGTACAGGCCCGTCGGGCACCCCGCGTTTCACGCGCTGCCTCCGCACTAGAACACCATCCCATGAAAAACAGAATTGCCGGCTTCGACGGATTGCGCGCGATTGCAGTCCTAATGGTATTTTTTCAGCACCGTCTATTCGGCGACATCGGCGAGATCGGGCACCTCGGCGTGTGGATTTTCTTCGCACTGAGCGGCTTTCTGATCATCGGCATCCTGTCCGCGCAACGCACGCGCATCGAAAGAAACGGCAGCCGGTTCGGTGCTGAACTGAAGCGCTTCCTGTTTCGCCGCACGCTACGCATATTTCCGATTTACTACCTGATGCTGGTGGTGATGTGTGTGCTGATGGCGTTCGGGATGGCGAGTCCCGAACTGGCTGGCGGCATGCCATTCCATTTCGCTTACCTGTCGAACTTCTGGATCGGCTCGGTGCTGCATGACTGGCCGGGGCGCTACTCGCATCTCTGGAGTCTCGCGATTGAAGAGCAGTTTTATCTCGTGTTTGCGCCGTTATTGCTGCTGATTGCGGCGCGCCGGCATCGCGCGGTGTGCCTCACGATCGTCGCGGTTGGGCTGGTGTCGCTGCTGGCGATGCGTGCGGCACAGTGGCAGGAAATCACGATCTATACGCACCCACTGACCAACTTCTGGCTGCTGGCGTTGGGCGGGATGGGCGGCTTGATGATCGCAGGGAAAGAGAGCCGCCTGCGCATCATGCTCGGGCATGGCATGACGCTGTTCGTGTTGAGCGTTTGCCTGGTGGGCTTGTGTGCGACTGAGCCGAGATGGAGTCAGTTGGGCAGTTCGCTTGCCTTCACGACGGTCAGTGCCGTGTATGGCGTCTGTATCGCGGCGCTTGTGTGTTCGATTGCGTGCTGCCGCAACGCGGCGGTGATCGGCCTGCTTGAAACCGGCTGGCTGGTGAGCTTCGGGCGCATCAGTTACGGCTTTTATCTCTATCACAATCTGATTCCGGACCTGACCCGCAATCGTCACGCGACGGCGTTCTTCGGCGGCACCGTGCCGCTGTGGGCACACCTCGCCGGGATCGCCGCGTCGTTTGCGATTTCGCTGACGATGGCCGTGCTGTCCTGGCGCCTGATCGAAGCGCCGATTCTTCGCTTGAAGACGCGGCGCGCGCCGGTGGACACCGCGACGCCCGCGGCTACGCCAACACCGGCCCCGATTGCCGCTCGCAACGAGCGTGCCTTGAGAGATGAAGGCGCGGCTTCAGATGCCGTTTGAAGGCATCGATCATTACATTCTGCTTTCATGCAGCCTGAGTAAGGGCACGGTATCATGCGGCCTCACTTAGCCGGTCGCTTCGATCCTTGCGAAACACGCGGGCATTGAACTGGCCGAACGATAAAAACAAGCCACTGCCCGCGCATCCGGCCCATCTGGTCCGCGCGCTTGGCTCGCGGACCTCAACCATGTTTCATTTCAGTTTCGCCAACGGCGTACTTGGCGCGAGCCTGCAGACGCTCAGCCTTTACGCGCTGCTTGGCATCATTGCGGCGCTGTTGCTGGGCGGCATGGTCAAGGGCGTGGTCAGTATCGGCGTACCGCTGGTTGCGATGCCGATTCTCAGCCAGTTCATGCCAATCAAGGAGGCCGTTCTACTGCTGTCGATGCCGATCATCCTCGGCAATATTCCCCAGGCGCTGGAAGGCGGCGACATGCTGCCCACGGTCCGGCGCATTGCCGCACCGCTGATCGGGACGGTGATCGGCAACATCGTCGGCGTGAGCGTATTGATCTCGCTGGCGCCCCATCGCGCGCAGGCTGCCGCGGGCGTATTACTGATTGTGGCGGCGCTGCTCCTGTTGCTTACGCCGCGGCTTACGCTTTCACCGGCATGGGCGAAGCCGGCGGGCTTCGTGCTGGGATTCGGCGCCGCGGTGATGGAGAGCATCGCTTCGGTGCCAGGGCCTTTGCTGGCGATGTATCTGCTCGCCACGGGCGCCACCGGGAAAGTCTTTACGAAGCAGATCGCGATTATTCTGGTGGTGTCGATTATCACGCTGGTCGCCACCTTTAGTGGCGGTGCACATGCCAGCTTGAGCGATCTGGCCATTTCGGCCTGCGCCAGTGTGCCGGTGATCGTGGGAATGATGATAGTGCGGCCGCTTAGGGACAGGCTGCCACCGGGGGCGTTTCGGGTGCTGGTTCTGGTATTCGTTCTGGCAGCCGCGGCGCAAATGGTTTGGAAATCCGGGGTTTTATAGGGATTTTGGGCTGTGCCCGCCGGTAAGGCGATGCCGTGGAACGCGCATTGCTGCTAGATGATTGGCCATTCATCCACAGGAGAACCGCCATGACTAGTCAGCCCAATCCCCCAAACGAGCACGGCAACGCGCCTGATGAAGACCCGGGCAGCCCGCCCACCGAAGTCTCCAAGCCCATCGGCGATGCGATTCCAACGCCGGTCGAACCGGGTCTGGATCAGCCGCTGCCACAAAAAGGCGATACCCCGCCGCCTGAAGAAGAGGCCGAGGATACCTTGGGCGACACCGACACGCCTCCCGGCGTGCCAGCGCCCGGCCCATCCGATTTTGCATAGCAGCGGCAGTCGATCAGGCAAGCCCCGCTAGCAGGAACGCGATACGGAGAAGGCCAACGCTTCCGGCGACCCGTGTGTGACCGCGCCGTTCATCATCGTCAGCGCGACATTCATGCGCCCGATGTCATGCGGCGCAACTTCGAACAGATCGCTCTCCAGCACGATCAAGTCCGCGCGCTTGCCGCTCGTGACCGATCCGATCTCATGCTCCATGCGCAGTTGATACGCACCGTTGATCGTGTAAGCGGCAATCAGTTGCGGAATGCTCAAGCGCTCATGGCGGTCCGGCAACACCGGTGCATCCGGCTCGCCCGCCAACTGGCGTGTGTGCCCCGATTCGATATGCTCGACCGGCCGGTGCTGGCAACGGCACTGACACGCCAGTCCGTCCATGCCGATCGAAACGGTCACGCCCTGATCGATGAAGGTACGGAACTTGTACATATTGCTCCAGCGCTCTTCGCCGTAGTATTCGCGAATCAACTCGCTATAGGCATCCACCACGCCCCATTGCAATTGGGTGTTGGCGAGCACGCCGAGCCGCCGGAAGCGCGGAATATCGTCAGGGTGGGTCAGGAACGCGTGGGTAATCACGTGGCGCCGTTCGCGCGGGGGATTCGTCGCATTCACCTGCTCCAGACCATCCAGCGCGAGCCGCACCGCGGCGTCGCCCACGCAATGCATCATCACATCAATGCCGTGCCGGTCCGCTTCGAGCAACAGCCGCCTGAAATCTTCCTCCGGCATCGCCGTGTCGCCGCACGTATGCGGCCGGTCGGCGTATGGCGCCAGCAGATACGCCGTATGGTTCATCTCGGTGCCGTCGACGAATAGCTTGAGCACCTGGGCTCTCACCAGTGGCGAGTGATAGCGCGAGCGGTAATCCAGCAGCGTCGCGACGGGATCGGTCACCGCGCCCAGCGCCGCATAGCTGCCGACGACACGTAATTTGAGGCGGTCTTCGCGCTCCATCTGCTGCAAGGTCTCGTAGAGCAGCGATTGATCGCCGCTC
This genomic interval carries:
- a CDS encoding Signal transduction histidine kinase — translated: MADMLYAMPIDSEVAVVAARRRARELGEALAFTAHDQTRIATSALEVARAVLSATLHGRAEFLLDEASRPQGLLIRFVAPATTLEDLCGRAGGAARAAGTEEPAGALGVLAAQRLMDTCVLEDAAGDAVVTLTKHVPEHAPHATAATVAAAAARAEAAAASGAQGSFDEVQRQNLELVNALSDLRERQEELVRLTHELEDTNRGVVALYAELDERAHHLRRADDAKSRFLSNMSHEFRSPLYSILALAKLLMDRVDGELTDEQAKQVRFIRKAAEELSETVDDLLDIAKIEAGKIELRPAEFEVANLFSALRGMLRPLLPASGVDLLFDPCDDIPPVVADEGKVSQILRNFISNALKFTEQGEVRVRAHYDAAQHLLTFSVCDTGIGIAPEHQQRVFEEFEQVENRLQAYVKGTGLGLPLCSKLCKLLGGTVGLESELGKGSTFTATILVDTPAVPGDSPRAATEVHTENDLP
- a CDS encoding Anti-sigma regulatory factor (Ser/Thr protein kinase), yielding METVLNGLSASQQRFEVGDPSQVSYARRGIGELAHSIGCGETVIGKLAIIVTECATNQLKHAQRGELLARPISEVALPGRALPSRYGIELLAIDSGPGIRDLHACFVDGYTTAGSPGNGMGAIQRLADDLDIWSAAGLGTVLRIVVWADPGGAAAQYRGPVEYGAINLPLQGETLCGDAWTCGYAEDEFTVMVADGLGHGALANSAAIAATDTFGRLGPSSVEQIVEASHEALRPTRGAALGVARIPTRAAAAGTSSVARFCGVGNIAASVWTPQGHRHLVSHAGIVGHQLRKAQEFQVDWPQDGLLILHSDGLATRWDLSRYPGLTLRHPTLVAATLYRDFTRGRDDVTVFVARACGGEPL
- a CDS encoding serine/threonine-protein kinase RsbT, coding for MPIRSDEQIVRLRRFVREKAVALGLSLIDQTKLVTAASELARNTLTYGGGGDLHFYTVRRNGRVGLRLEFVDHGPGIADIQRALTDGYTSGTGLGLGLGGAKRLCDEFEIRSAPGEGTHISVTKWKPF
- a CDS encoding rsbT antagonist protein RsbS encodes the protein MERIPILRMGKLLLVTIQVDMHDRLAMTLQDDLTSRIVKDRAKGVLIDISSLDVVDSFIGRMIGDTAAMARVLDAETVVVGMQPSVAITLVELGLALPGVRTALNVEKGMALLTGTEPL
- a CDS encoding rsbT co-antagonist protein RsbR, which translates into the protein METLGGTRLAQLFNDRQNELLGEWVAQQYAVAARRGGVTEAQLRNQFVQFVALTCAALGASDRVDFRTPAWDDVRSLLADVSTQRARQGFTPVETAMFVFSLKEPLFARLRGELADDPAKLSELTWTISTLFDALGLYTTEIFQTSREQVIVRQQQELLELSTPVVQLWDGILALPLIGTLDSARTQVVMESLLQKIVDTGAAIAIIDITGVPTVDTLVAQHLLKTVAAARLMGADCIISGIRPQIAQTIVHLGVNLSNVITKATLADAFTIALQRTGKSVSNAGHHGEAPGIPSTPGSPGALRGNQFAGD
- a CDS encoding feruloyl esterase — translated: MRARARHTCYQRHGRSTRGSRTIITVAGAALWLMSASEAWAAPKEEPLAMHCAEFAGAVLPPELIALPTAGVQIESATMVAATALGNQQGGEYCRITGRIKALKASTPDIRFDLNLPRRWNGRALQIGGGGYNGVVVSGTGVMPFSPNRAPLAEGYATFGDDSGHVGDSSLAIFGLVDEAVTNFGYAHLKKTHDTALALIARAYGRPPQRMYFAGGSTGGREGYTVMQRYPDDYDGVIANSPALNFTGVRLMGVKLGQAEFATPGGFIPPLLLEHVVQRTLEVCDRLDGAADGIISDVAGCRQHEAEIIASLRCAGRAPSHDECLTDAQLSTLLVMRDGLSLPYKLAWGVTGYRGYNVFQGTHLSGVLGLAHQPERLPVPTFFANGYLFAQGDGYLRYFVTRDAAFDSLRFDPLHPGKYRGQLVALSETIGAMNPDLTRYIARGGKLITLQGLADEVISPNQTIAYYEALIDRFGIDQVDTFMRLYMVPGFQHGSGVFIPSVDLLGALDNWVTRGISPETLTATDIAAATNGRSRPLCRYPLFPRYSGKGNVNLASSFACAEP
- a CDS encoding Peptidoglycan/LPS O-acetylase OafA/YrhL, contains acyltransferase and SGNH-hydrolase domains, translating into MKNRIAGFDGLRAIAVLMVFFQHRLFGDIGEIGHLGVWIFFALSGFLIIGILSAQRTRIERNGSRFGAELKRFLFRRTLRIFPIYYLMLVVMCVLMAFGMASPELAGGMPFHFAYLSNFWIGSVLHDWPGRYSHLWSLAIEEQFYLVFAPLLLLIAARRHRAVCLTIVAVGLVSLLAMRAAQWQEITIYTHPLTNFWLLALGGMGGLMIAGKESRLRIMLGHGMTLFVLSVCLVGLCATEPRWSQLGSSLAFTTVSAVYGVCIAALVCSIACCRNAAVIGLLETGWLVSFGRISYGFYLYHNLIPDLTRNRHATAFFGGTVPLWAHLAGIAASFAISLTMAVLSWRLIEAPILRLKTRRAPVDTATPAATPTPAPIAARNERALRDEGAASDAV